One Castanea sativa cultivar Marrone di Chiusa Pesio chromosome 4, ASM4071231v1 DNA window includes the following coding sequences:
- the LOC142633015 gene encoding uncharacterized protein LOC142633015, whose protein sequence is METLEKMGQPQLFLSLKRDLALAIQEVFVAEKFIEDTRKVARTELEIRLETEKSLGIALAENEKLTSEVAELRREKNGVESNLKTMKTQIEGQRKLFRERDEELSQAQRECSDLKEQLALMKEEASSFQLSLQAAKQASFDEGVATTEEQLTEEFAALCREYCQKVWGEALNAAGVPQSSDLRKSENVWLPLDIQEIEEAPVAAPTPETTLPALPPMVPQQIPDPTEPSGSNKEKEGGGDAEKDLSQTMEPIVLSTKTADKGKQGCLVSVRAIKAKNGGVFSRHDAQPKAPASAVKAPKFYPADDVKKPLVNKRKPKPTKFSQVTEEAGQIGAGLCLQSVLLDSRSVASSSSSRSEDR, encoded by the exons atggagaccttggaaaaaatgggccagccacaactattcctctccctaaaaagagacttagcgctg gctattcaggaggtctttgtagctgaaaaatttattgaagacactcggaaagtagccagaactgagctcgaaataaggttggagactgagaagtccttgggcatagcccttgccgagaatgagaagctgacctcggaggtagcggagctgaggagagagaaaaacggggtcgagtcaaacttgaagactatgaagacccagatagaaggacagcgcaagctctttcgtgaaagagatgaagagctctcccaagctcaaagggagtgctcggatctgaaggagcaactggcgctgatgaaggaagaagccagctccttccaactctctcttcaagctgccaagcaggcaagtttcgatgaaggggtagcaaccaccgaggagcagctgacagaggagttcgcggctttatgccgcgaatactgtcaaaaagtatggggggaagctttaaacgcagcaggagttccccaatcttcggatttgaggaagtccgagaacgtttggcttcccctagatatacaggagattgaagaggctcctgttgctgctcctacccctgagacgaCTCTTCCTGCTttacctccgatggtcccacagcaaattcccgatcctacagaaccttctggttccaacaaagagaaggaaggaggaggggatgcagagaaggatttAAGCCAGACAATGGAACCCATCGTCCTTTCAACgaagacagcggataaaggaaaacag GGCTGTTTGGTCTCTGTTAGGGCTATCAAGGCCAAAAACGGCGGCGTTTTCTCTCGCCACGACGCCCAGCCCAAGGCTCCAGCTTCGGCTGTGAAAGCACCCAAGTTTTACCCAGCTGATGATGTGAAGAAGCCACTCGTTAACAAGCGCAAACCCAAGCCCACCAAGTTCAG TCAAGTGACCGAAGAGGCAGGGCAGATCGGTGCTGGTCTGTGTCTCCAATCGGTTCTCCTCGATAGTCGATctgttgcttcttcttcttcttctcgaTCTGAAGATCg ATAg
- the LOC142631834 gene encoding uncharacterized protein LOC142631834 isoform X2 produces MEDSTKRKRETETKLIEKVSEVISAIKSAKHVDEVVCALHSLALLLFPLDSSLLSGSVDQRYKEQVLSAKVPSEEKRREWWQAFYQGAAFPTLARFLLLDLASNWLACFPLSARIHVYDVFFVDGLATEVVQTLVPCLRQNATDDHDVNSVHSNTERLLVLCLLENDGVLHMAREFWQSKNSLSERLTPVVSRVAQIIASIPDKARLGAPTSLSSHKFFRQVTIKLLSVAEEKNEKLFDNGTLSNRNDMGDALLFVGETFSRICRRGSADVISSEITPRVLRHVRSFLSSNIDSSVADVFESDPGSWFWLKMIEAIKDPYAVERLSEQLLHYLAIEHASDVEAYWFFWLLFHQTFKNQASVRSMFVDKFLHWKIFPICCLRWILQFAVLECPPDASSLTKSHNIHGLLDTVQRLLAAWSKKEYVQSATMEQQTYLSAAVGLCLEKMSKKDLDETKDVMQLILQGVSCRLESPNNLVRKMASSVALAFSKVIDPKNPLYLDDSCTGDIIDWEFGMPTPEKRNLDTSNCKQKDGHESKTSSSAQEKDFKYTAKNVISNNLKSKNKKLSEFKFVDPDEIIDPATLNNESVSDKDDDDNASENSDSSSDSSLQPYDLSDDDTDLKKKISQLLDVVGALRKSDDVDGVERALDVAEKLVRASPDELSHLAGDLARTLVQVRCSDLAVEGEEDSAEDKRQRALVALLVTCPLESLDTLNKLLYSPNVDVSQRIMILDVMTDAAQELANSKTIKPKHQTGPLISSISESQPWFLPSSRGPAGASSWKEISEAETLLNWSTRYERELPSKPGQIRRGKTRRWSLRSSNIQESQIEWSHNKFPVYAAAFMLPAMQGFDKKRHGVDLLGRDFIVLGKLIHMLGVCMKCASMHPEASSLAPLLLDLLRSREVCHHKEAYVRRAVLFAASCILVALHPSNVASSLVEGNLELSIGLEWVRTFALQVIESDTDRECYTMAMTCLQLHSEMALQATRALESAETTFKAKGVGLPSNLSKGTIKIPHSIVEF; encoded by the exons ATGGAGGACAGTacgaagagaaagagagaaacggAAACCAAGCTTATCGAAAAGGTCAGCGAAGTAATCTCAGCTATAAAGAGCGCTAAGCACGTAGACGAAGTCGTTTGCGCACTTCATTCTCTCGCTCTCCTTCTCTTCCCTCTCGATTCCTCGCTCCTCTCAG GTAGTGTTGATCAGCGGTATAAAGAGCAG GTCCTTAGTGCTAAGGTCCCTTCAGAAGAAAAGAGGAGGGAGTGGTGGCAAGCGTTCTATCAAGGAGCTGCATTTCCGACATTGGCTCGGTTTCTGTTACTTG ATCTCGCTTCCAATTGGCTAGCTTGTTTCCCCCTTTCGGCGCGTATACATGTCTATGATGTTTTCTTTGTTGATGGGCTTGCCACTGAGGTTGTTCAGACCTTGGTTCCTTGTCTACGGCAGAATGCAACTGATGACCATGATGTTAATTCTGTCCACTCCAATACTGAAAG ATTACTTGTACTCTGCTTGCTGGAAAATGATGGGGTGCTCCACATGGCTAGAGAATTTTGGCAGTCCAAAAATTCTTTGAGTGAACGTTTAACGCCAGTTGTATCTAGGGTGGCGCAGATAATTGCATCTATTCCTGACAAAGCAAGATTGGGAGCCCCAACTTCACTCTCATCACA TAAGTTCTTCAGGCAAGTTACCATTAAACTTCTTTCAGTAGCAGAGGAAAAGAATGAGAAACTATTTGATAATGGAACTCTCAGCAATAGAAACGACATGGGTGATGCCTTGTTATTTGTTGGGGAAACATTTTCTCGCATTTGTCGACGTGGATCTGCTg acGTGATTTCAAGTGAAATAACTCCACGGGTTCTCAGGCATGTTCGGAGCTTTCTGTCATCAAATATTGATTCATCTGTAGCTGATGTATTTGAGTCAGACCCTGGTTCCTGGTTTTGGTTGAAGATGATTGAAGCAATCAAAGATCCTTATGCTGTGGAAAGATTGTCTGAGCAGCTTCTGCATTATTTAGCTATTGAACATGCCAGTGATGTTGAAGCTTACTGGTTTTTTTGGCTATTATTTCATCAGACTTTTAAAAATCAGGCATCAGTGAG GTCCATGTTTGTTGACAAATTTTTGCACTGGAAAATATTTCCCATCTGTTGCCTGCGATGGATCCTTCAATTTGCTGTTCTTGAATGCCCGCCTGATGCTAGTTCACTCACAAAAAGTCATAATATCCATGGTCTCTTAGACACTGTGCAGCGTCTGCTAGCAGCGTGGTCTAAAAAGGAATATGTGCAATCAGCCACAATGGAGCAGCAAACTT atttatctGCAGCTGTAGGCCTTTGCCTGGAGAAGATGTCTAAAAAGGACCTAGATGAGACTAAAGATGTGATGCAATTGATTCTTCAAGGAGTCAGCT GTAGGTTGGAGAGCCCTAATAATTTAGTTCGGAAAATGGCTAGTAGTGTTGCTTTAGCGTTCTCTAAAGTAATTGACCCAAAAAATCCACTATACCTTGATGATAGCTGTACTGGTGACATTATTGACTGGGAGTTTGGGATGCCTACTCCTGAAAAAAGGAATCTGGATACCTCAAATTGCAAGCAAAAAGATGGTCATGAAAGTAAAACATCTAGCTCTGCACAGGAAAAAGACTTCAAATATACCGCCAAGAATGTGATAAGCAACAATCTAAAGagcaaaaacaagaaattatCTGAATTTAAGTTTGTCGATCCAGATGAGATCATTGATCCAGCGACACTAAATAATGAATCAGTCTCTgataaagatgatgatgataatgcaAGTGAGAATTCTGATTCCTCGAGTGACTCATCTTTACAGCCTTATGACTTATCAGATGATGACacagatttgaaaaaaaaaatttcacagtTGCTTGATGTAGTTGGGGCACTACGGAAATCTGATGATGTTGATGGG GTGGAGAGGGCTCTTGATGTTGCTGAAAAACTTGTGCGAGCATCACCTGATGAGCTTAGCCATTTAGCTGGTGATCTTGCTAGAACTCTGGTGCAGGTTCGTTGCTCCGACTTAGCTGTAGAAGGTGAGGAGGACTCAGCCGAAGACAAGAGGCAGAGAGCATTGGTTGCCTTGCTTGTCACATGTCCTCTTGAATCTCTGGATACTCTAAACAAACTACTTTATTCGCCAAATGTTGATGTCAGCCAACGCATTATGATACTTGACGTCATGACAGATGCAGCTCAGGAGCTTGCTAATTCTAAAACTATAAAACCTAAACATCAAACAGGGCCCCTCATATCAAGCATTTCAGAGAGTCAACCGTGGTTCTTACCTAGTAGCAGAGGGCCTGCTGGAGCTAGTTCCTGGAAGGAGATCTCAGAAGCCGAAACTTTGCTGAACTGGTCTACTCGTTATGAGAGGGAACTTCCCTCAAAACCTGGTCAGATCAGGAGAGGGAAGACACGCCGATGGAGCCTAAGATCCTCAAATATACAAGAAAGCCAGATAGAATGGTCTCATAATAAGTTTCCCGTGTATGCAGCCGCCTTTATGCTTCCTGCCATGCAGGGTTTTGATAAGAAAAGACATGGTGTTGACTTGCTAGGTAGAGATTTTATTGTCCTGGGGAAACTCATCCATATGCTTGGTGTTTGTATGAAATGTGCAAGCATGCACCCAGAAGCATCTTCATTGGCTCCCCTTCTTCTTGATTTGTTAAGATCCAG GGAGGTATGCCATCACAAGGAAGCATATGTCAGAAGAGCTGTTCTTTTTGCTGCCTCATGCATATTGGTGGCACTTCATCCTTCTAATGTAGCGTCTTCCTTGGTTGAAGGAAATCTTGAACTTTCTATTGGGCTTGAATGGGTGCGTACGTTTGCCCTTCAAGTGATTGAGTCAGACACAGATAGAGAGTGCTATACG atggcTATGACATGTCTCCAACTCCATTCTGAGATGGCCCTACAAGCTACCCGAGCACTAGAATCAGCGGAAACTACATTCAAGGCAAAGGGTGTTGGTCTCCCTTCCAATCTCTCCAAGGGGACAATTAAAATCCCTCATTCAATTgtggaattttaa
- the LOC142631834 gene encoding uncharacterized protein LOC142631834 isoform X1 — protein sequence MAREFWQSKNSLSERLTPVVSRVAQIIASIPDKARLGAPTSLSSHKFFRQVTIKLLSVAEEKNEKLFDNGTLSNRNDMGDALLFVGETFSRICRRGSADVISSEITPRVLRHVRSFLSSNIDSSVADVFESDPGSWFWLKMIEAIKDPYAVERLSEQLLHYLAIEHASDVEAYWFFWLLFHQTFKNQASVRSMFVDKFLHWKIFPICCLRWILQFAVLECPPDASSLTKSHNIHGLLDTVQRLLAAWSKKEYVQSATMEQQTYLSAAVGLCLEKMSKKDLDETKDVMQLILQGVSCRLESPNNLVRKMASSVALAFSKVIDPKNPLYLDDSCTGDIIDWEFGMPTPEKRNLDTSNCKQKDGHESKTSSSAQEKDFKYTAKNVISNNLKSKNKKLSEFKFVDPDEIIDPATLNNESVSDKDDDDNASENSDSSSDSSLQPYDLSDDDTDLKKKISQLLDVVGALRKSDDVDGVERALDVAEKLVRASPDELSHLAGDLARTLVQVRCSDLAVEGEEDSAEDKRQRALVALLVTCPLESLDTLNKLLYSPNVDVSQRIMILDVMTDAAQELANSKTIKPKHQTGPLISSISESQPWFLPSSRGPAGASSWKEISEAETLLNWSTRYERELPSKPGQIRRGKTRRWSLRSSNIQESQIEWSHNKFPVYAAAFMLPAMQGFDKKRHGVDLLGRDFIVLGKLIHMLGVCMKCASMHPEASSLAPLLLDLLRSREVCHHKEAYVRRAVLFAASCILVALHPSNVASSLVEGNLELSIGLEWVRTFALQVIESDTDRECYTMAMTCLQLHSEMALQATRALESAETTFKAKGVGLPSNLSKGTIKIPHSIVEF from the exons ATGGCTAGAGAATTTTGGCAGTCCAAAAATTCTTTGAGTGAACGTTTAACGCCAGTTGTATCTAGGGTGGCGCAGATAATTGCATCTATTCCTGACAAAGCAAGATTGGGAGCCCCAACTTCACTCTCATCACA TAAGTTCTTCAGGCAAGTTACCATTAAACTTCTTTCAGTAGCAGAGGAAAAGAATGAGAAACTATTTGATAATGGAACTCTCAGCAATAGAAACGACATGGGTGATGCCTTGTTATTTGTTGGGGAAACATTTTCTCGCATTTGTCGACGTGGATCTGCTg acGTGATTTCAAGTGAAATAACTCCACGGGTTCTCAGGCATGTTCGGAGCTTTCTGTCATCAAATATTGATTCATCTGTAGCTGATGTATTTGAGTCAGACCCTGGTTCCTGGTTTTGGTTGAAGATGATTGAAGCAATCAAAGATCCTTATGCTGTGGAAAGATTGTCTGAGCAGCTTCTGCATTATTTAGCTATTGAACATGCCAGTGATGTTGAAGCTTACTGGTTTTTTTGGCTATTATTTCATCAGACTTTTAAAAATCAGGCATCAGTGAG GTCCATGTTTGTTGACAAATTTTTGCACTGGAAAATATTTCCCATCTGTTGCCTGCGATGGATCCTTCAATTTGCTGTTCTTGAATGCCCGCCTGATGCTAGTTCACTCACAAAAAGTCATAATATCCATGGTCTCTTAGACACTGTGCAGCGTCTGCTAGCAGCGTGGTCTAAAAAGGAATATGTGCAATCAGCCACAATGGAGCAGCAAACTT atttatctGCAGCTGTAGGCCTTTGCCTGGAGAAGATGTCTAAAAAGGACCTAGATGAGACTAAAGATGTGATGCAATTGATTCTTCAAGGAGTCAGCT GTAGGTTGGAGAGCCCTAATAATTTAGTTCGGAAAATGGCTAGTAGTGTTGCTTTAGCGTTCTCTAAAGTAATTGACCCAAAAAATCCACTATACCTTGATGATAGCTGTACTGGTGACATTATTGACTGGGAGTTTGGGATGCCTACTCCTGAAAAAAGGAATCTGGATACCTCAAATTGCAAGCAAAAAGATGGTCATGAAAGTAAAACATCTAGCTCTGCACAGGAAAAAGACTTCAAATATACCGCCAAGAATGTGATAAGCAACAATCTAAAGagcaaaaacaagaaattatCTGAATTTAAGTTTGTCGATCCAGATGAGATCATTGATCCAGCGACACTAAATAATGAATCAGTCTCTgataaagatgatgatgataatgcaAGTGAGAATTCTGATTCCTCGAGTGACTCATCTTTACAGCCTTATGACTTATCAGATGATGACacagatttgaaaaaaaaaatttcacagtTGCTTGATGTAGTTGGGGCACTACGGAAATCTGATGATGTTGATGGG GTGGAGAGGGCTCTTGATGTTGCTGAAAAACTTGTGCGAGCATCACCTGATGAGCTTAGCCATTTAGCTGGTGATCTTGCTAGAACTCTGGTGCAGGTTCGTTGCTCCGACTTAGCTGTAGAAGGTGAGGAGGACTCAGCCGAAGACAAGAGGCAGAGAGCATTGGTTGCCTTGCTTGTCACATGTCCTCTTGAATCTCTGGATACTCTAAACAAACTACTTTATTCGCCAAATGTTGATGTCAGCCAACGCATTATGATACTTGACGTCATGACAGATGCAGCTCAGGAGCTTGCTAATTCTAAAACTATAAAACCTAAACATCAAACAGGGCCCCTCATATCAAGCATTTCAGAGAGTCAACCGTGGTTCTTACCTAGTAGCAGAGGGCCTGCTGGAGCTAGTTCCTGGAAGGAGATCTCAGAAGCCGAAACTTTGCTGAACTGGTCTACTCGTTATGAGAGGGAACTTCCCTCAAAACCTGGTCAGATCAGGAGAGGGAAGACACGCCGATGGAGCCTAAGATCCTCAAATATACAAGAAAGCCAGATAGAATGGTCTCATAATAAGTTTCCCGTGTATGCAGCCGCCTTTATGCTTCCTGCCATGCAGGGTTTTGATAAGAAAAGACATGGTGTTGACTTGCTAGGTAGAGATTTTATTGTCCTGGGGAAACTCATCCATATGCTTGGTGTTTGTATGAAATGTGCAAGCATGCACCCAGAAGCATCTTCATTGGCTCCCCTTCTTCTTGATTTGTTAAGATCCAG GGAGGTATGCCATCACAAGGAAGCATATGTCAGAAGAGCTGTTCTTTTTGCTGCCTCATGCATATTGGTGGCACTTCATCCTTCTAATGTAGCGTCTTCCTTGGTTGAAGGAAATCTTGAACTTTCTATTGGGCTTGAATGGGTGCGTACGTTTGCCCTTCAAGTGATTGAGTCAGACACAGATAGAGAGTGCTATACG atggcTATGACATGTCTCCAACTCCATTCTGAGATGGCCCTACAAGCTACCCGAGCACTAGAATCAGCGGAAACTACATTCAAGGCAAAGGGTGTTGGTCTCCCTTCCAATCTCTCCAAGGGGACAATTAAAATCCCTCATTCAATTgtggaattttaa